Proteins from a single region of Hymenobacter aquaticus:
- a CDS encoding OmpA family protein, which translates to MKFLLTLVLTVCWLKLSAQEALVPRQVYTDAKARFRVSYPESWQRQRSEDRRQLAFFAGSARQHPIVTLTMRTDGPGAASLLGRQDSLWRRIQQLSRAQILRLEQHEATSYAEVSYHYTYAPDRSSADRTRVLGRRLWRNGTEFDLEYRAADEDGRYLSEAEQLVESFDFAAPAPPAPLPAAAAQCDNKMYGIAALRRRNEAWEDDCRTIHEFAADNLSAPPRIHRDALPFQSYALAKGFDNCLYSVTKAPTDAPEYVYRYNPATRQGEYTSWQLPAQGPETVWISGATDEQGNLYFSTADANKLVKIDPADGTVTVLWDSDPLRKAAYFPRIGFAGAGSHGNFCLDDTGTLFQVYSTDGSLLTVDLQTRQPGPEPLALQGLPKRGGYSDLLLQKDEQGNRRLYLAGPKALYEVDMPRRRVRLVRRGTYTDLAGCNLFGPVPAKSGPAAPAAAAVTPTLATWRGRVLNGVTFQPLPQAQLRLRRPDGGEIKVPLTAQGTFTITAEPGLAYATTIQLPGYLALDSTYTPPAGPYVQDLLLYPLAVGSTLPLDNVQFTQGQAVLLPTSFPTLDQLVGMLTKNPTMTIELRGHTDNQGDPQKNVVLSQERVAAVKTYLVEHGVGAPRITGTGLGGTQPRASNAREATRRLNRRVEVRVTGVR; encoded by the coding sequence ATGAAGTTTCTGCTGACGCTGGTACTGACCGTATGCTGGCTGAAGCTTTCCGCGCAGGAGGCCCTGGTGCCCCGCCAGGTGTACACCGATGCCAAGGCCCGCTTCCGGGTCAGCTACCCCGAGTCCTGGCAGCGGCAGCGCAGTGAGGACCGCCGCCAGCTGGCCTTTTTTGCCGGCAGCGCCCGGCAGCACCCCATCGTGACGCTGACCATGCGCACCGACGGCCCGGGCGCAGCCTCTCTGCTGGGCCGCCAGGATTCGCTCTGGCGCCGGATTCAGCAGCTTTCCCGGGCCCAGATTCTGCGCCTGGAGCAGCACGAGGCGACCAGCTACGCCGAGGTCAGCTACCACTACACCTACGCCCCCGACCGGAGCTCAGCCGACCGCACCCGGGTGCTGGGCCGCCGGCTCTGGCGCAACGGCACCGAGTTTGACCTCGAATACCGGGCCGCCGACGAGGACGGGCGCTACCTGAGTGAGGCCGAGCAGCTGGTCGAGTCCTTCGACTTTGCCGCGCCCGCCCCGCCCGCGCCCCTGCCTGCCGCTGCCGCGCAGTGCGACAACAAGATGTACGGCATTGCGGCCCTGCGCCGGCGCAACGAGGCCTGGGAAGACGACTGCCGCACGATTCACGAGTTTGCGGCCGACAACCTGAGCGCCCCGCCCCGGATTCACCGCGACGCGCTGCCGTTTCAGTCCTACGCCCTGGCCAAGGGCTTCGACAACTGCCTCTACTCGGTCACCAAGGCCCCCACCGACGCGCCCGAGTACGTGTACCGCTACAACCCGGCCACCCGCCAGGGCGAGTACACCAGCTGGCAGCTGCCGGCCCAGGGCCCCGAAACGGTCTGGATTTCGGGGGCCACCGACGAGCAGGGCAACCTCTACTTCAGCACCGCCGACGCCAACAAGCTGGTCAAAATCGACCCCGCCGACGGCACCGTGACCGTGCTCTGGGACTCGGACCCGCTGCGCAAGGCCGCGTATTTTCCCCGCATCGGCTTTGCCGGCGCCGGCTCCCACGGCAACTTCTGCCTCGACGACACGGGCACCTTGTTCCAGGTCTACAGCACCGACGGCAGCCTGCTCACCGTGGATTTGCAAACCCGGCAGCCCGGCCCCGAGCCCCTGGCTCTGCAGGGCCTGCCCAAGCGCGGCGGCTACAGCGACCTGCTGCTGCAAAAAGACGAGCAGGGCAACCGCCGCCTCTACCTGGCCGGCCCCAAGGCGCTGTACGAGGTAGATATGCCCCGCCGCCGGGTGCGCCTCGTCCGCCGCGGCACCTACACCGACCTGGCCGGCTGCAACTTGTTCGGGCCCGTCCCGGCCAAGTCGGGCCCAGCGGCTCCTGCCGCGGCGGCCGTTACGCCCACGCTGGCTACCTGGCGGGGGCGGGTGCTCAACGGCGTCACGTTTCAGCCCCTGCCCCAGGCTCAGCTGCGCCTGCGCCGCCCCGACGGCGGCGAAATCAAGGTGCCGCTCACGGCCCAGGGCACGTTTACCATTACGGCCGAGCCCGGCCTGGCCTACGCTACCACCATCCAACTGCCCGGCTACCTGGCTCTCGACAGCACCTACACGCCCCCGGCCGGCCCCTACGTGCAGGATTTGCTGCTCTACCCCCTGGCCGTGGGCTCTACCCTGCCCCTCGACAACGTGCAGTTCACCCAGGGCCAGGCCGTGCTGCTGCCCACCTCCTTTCCCACCCTCGACCAGCTGGTAGGCATGCTGACCAAAAACCCGACGATGACCATCGAGCTGCGCGGCCACACCGACAACCAGGGCGACCCGCAGAAAAACGTGGTGCTCAGCCAGGAGCGGGTGGCGGCCGTGAAAACCTACCTGGTAGAGCACGGCGTGGGCGCGCCCCGCATAACCGGCACCGGGCTGGGCGGCACCCAGCCCCGGGCCAGCAACGCCCGCGAAGCCACCCGCCGCCTGAACCGGCGCGTGGAAGTGCGCGTGACGGGCGTGCGGTAA
- a CDS encoding M48 family metallopeptidase, with the protein MPQLLIDDLPIELVRKNIRSLRLTVYAPDGRVRVAAPLRTTEAAIHAFVASRRAWIQKHQAQFAAREQPAVLDFVSGETHYYQGQPLLLRVLPGPAAGRVQRTEPGFLDLCIAAGSPREQREKALNTWYRARLKEQLPALAARWEPVVGAQATAWAIKQMRTRWGTCNIRARRIWLNLELIKQPAACLDYVVVHELVHLHERLHNARFWGLMDQFMPDWRTARQALRAVHLQPCG; encoded by the coding sequence ATGCCCCAGCTTCTCATCGACGACCTGCCCATTGAGCTGGTCCGCAAGAATATCCGCAGCCTGCGCCTGACCGTGTACGCCCCCGACGGGCGGGTGCGGGTGGCCGCCCCGCTGCGTACTACCGAGGCCGCCATTCACGCCTTCGTCGCCAGTCGCCGCGCCTGGATTCAGAAGCACCAGGCGCAGTTTGCGGCCCGCGAGCAGCCCGCCGTGCTGGACTTTGTGAGCGGGGAAACGCATTACTACCAGGGCCAGCCCCTGCTGCTGCGCGTGCTGCCCGGTCCCGCCGCCGGCCGGGTGCAGCGCACCGAGCCCGGCTTTCTGGATCTGTGCATTGCCGCCGGCAGCCCCCGGGAGCAGCGCGAAAAAGCCCTGAACACCTGGTACCGGGCCCGGCTGAAAGAGCAGCTGCCCGCGCTGGCCGCCCGCTGGGAGCCGGTGGTGGGCGCGCAGGCCACTGCCTGGGCCATCAAACAGATGCGCACCCGCTGGGGCACCTGCAACATCCGGGCCCGGCGCATCTGGCTGAACCTGGAGCTCATCAAGCAGCCCGCCGCGTGCCTCGACTACGTGGTGGTGCACGAGCTGGTGCACTTGCACGAGCGGCTCCACAATGCCCGGTTCTGGGGGCTGATGGACCAGTTTATGCCCGACTGGCGCACGGCCAGGCAGGCGCTCCGCGCGGTGCACCTACAACCTTGCGGCTAA
- a CDS encoding carboxypeptidase-like regulatory domain-containing protein, translating into MPRLLLFALYFLLTIPAPAQQRLAGARQRSYLTKVFRLTDEQTRHLYLHSLSAARPEFFTQPVDSFPTDSAWRQRPQPPGYYLVAHTEGPQLVYWLRCVTDREVVIVDNQVDLTLVVRDSLGRPLEDARVALARRPVPFDAATRAYRLAKRGRSGLLAVTQAGRTTFHLVEKQQHSGNYWRQQPLGRQLLRGGRRLVFGFPLGYLTKPVWSLGRDLQHASYAYFGPVGLLRSAFSADVRNERQSRREQQEQQQRWTSYVALSKPKYRPSADTLRLKVRLLRRPSGRPGRQPLTLWLGGGYGQPEKKLTVLRPTRPGSYEYTLPLTDTLGLRADTRVGFRLDNRRGQTLARGNFQLEDYELKSTRYTLRVAEKEHRRGQPQAVFLRGTDSNDLNLLDARVRLSVTPRAPLGPFTQRQLFLPDTLWTRSQALDATGETRLNLPAGIFPAAEFSYAVGAVFLNADNERRTETTTVPYGLDPGQLHVELAADSVRLRFVVQGQSVPHPARLEVVNGRELGASRLFAGPVQLPLTLPVDPRAASYELTDEEHRSVELELDETNAGLAVRSDRTHDSIFISVDNPRRLRFWYFVYRANTLVRRGYGPDLQLNTTAPGSATWAVSVHYLWGEELRTAEYSIPLPQRQLVVRAEQPEVAYPGQRIRLQYTVTDGGGRPVPGVDLTSYAYTSKFGQAQREQSLPSFEPPVVGRVSKRRFALQEGFDNSPADAGRQLLRWALWRHQLGLDSLRFYQFLYPAAGAFYQYEPAPGGLTQLAPFVVDSGRVEPPVAVYLDGVPVYVHEVNQNEPYSLVAEPGHHSLSIRTKTRLVTLDDVYLRHLHKLTLSLDVNQPCAELTVEKRRPLLTPEEELVLTRSLLVTEPDFTYGSLRQGNVLRPVSRNGYRGVGSYSLAGPFRPDSVLLRRSDGLRRSFLFEPLYRYYFAPGLVKQTSLTLATQAQLFSALHSAGFPGSLPLADFALTEAAFKARYLPGNATWTPPRPRYDFRIPQQTPAGQGRLEVRLPPRPADAGPGYRFPTVAYLLLTQPGAANFLRLQPHLGQVQALPAGRYRVAVLLADSTSLLPAEEVVVAPNGVTYFQLRLADRQPGAALQRRISKLLPGYEVKDLSLVTPAEELQKAKRTIALTQYGQPQPGWRTIRGQVTDRQSGEGLPGVTVLVQGTTIGVSTNADGTYALQVPNETVTLTFSSIGYIQEQRSATQNEVNVGMRADTKQLSEVVVTGYGTQTRRDVTAAVATITSTQLAGKVAGVQIRGAASLGADVPGGSPNVFIRGVTALPAAAQPLLILDGLPFNGRVADLSPDDIAAIRVLKGAEATATYGSRAANGVLFITTKASKDGNDPAGRDPRLALRRNFRDYAWWQPTLVTDAQGRASTTVTLPDDVTGWDTFVLGSDDHGRVGSTTQLLRSFKALLAELAVPRFLIEGDQTQVLGKTLNYNPDSAQVSTGFAVAGVAQARRSRTMRGSVLDTLSLTAPTGPDSVLVSYDLRQASGYADGEQRQIPVLPAGTSETVGAFAILSAPDTTLTLPFDPTLGPVTVRLESDALPVLLSEIQHLQQYAYLCNEQAASKLKALLLEKQIRAVRKEDFKGDRSINFLIRKLLAGRHQPENLLWGTWAASEVSPWATTHVLEALLGAEQAGYKVRLERDQLQAYLLQELDYHLAAQPAPAPRRRTGYYQSDDDLIRLLRVLRQLGAATDYRTYVTRLERTYKGRQPLDRYLALTQLRQQLGLPYQLDTLRRYRLRTQLGGVFYADTLRPGSYYRYVLPGSVGSTLLAYRLLRTQGGHEPELTRIRLYLLNLRRTDHWASTFEAAQILETIGPDLLAASQPATLAQVQLSGATSQQLSTFPQQLTLPATAAPLTLRKTGLLPVYATAYQTRWNPAPEATAAPFTVKTELAGQTGQQVSLRAGQPAELVVTVNVTAEARYVLLEVPIPAGCSYGDNKAGNYFEVHREYLRHQTGIFIDRLPVGVHTFRIALQPRYRGRYTLNPAKAELMYFPTRFGRSASKQVRVQ; encoded by the coding sequence ATGCCTCGTTTGCTACTTTTTGCACTCTATTTTCTGCTGACCATTCCCGCCCCGGCCCAACAGCGCCTGGCCGGGGCCCGGCAGCGCAGCTACCTGACCAAGGTATTCCGGCTGACCGACGAGCAGACCCGCCACCTGTATCTGCACAGCCTCTCGGCGGCCCGGCCCGAGTTTTTCACCCAGCCCGTCGACTCCTTTCCCACTGACTCAGCCTGGCGGCAACGGCCCCAGCCCCCGGGCTACTACCTGGTGGCCCACACCGAAGGCCCGCAGCTGGTGTACTGGCTGCGCTGCGTCACCGACCGGGAAGTGGTCATCGTCGATAACCAGGTGGACCTGACCCTGGTGGTGCGCGACTCCCTGGGCCGGCCGCTGGAAGATGCCCGCGTGGCGCTGGCCCGCCGCCCGGTGCCCTTCGACGCGGCCACCCGCGCCTACCGCCTGGCCAAGCGCGGCCGGAGCGGCCTGCTGGCCGTTACCCAGGCCGGGCGCACCACGTTTCACCTGGTGGAAAAGCAGCAACACTCCGGCAATTACTGGCGGCAGCAACCCCTGGGCCGCCAGCTGCTGCGCGGGGGCCGGCGTCTGGTGTTCGGCTTTCCGCTGGGCTACCTCACCAAGCCCGTCTGGAGCCTGGGCCGGGATTTGCAACACGCTTCCTATGCCTACTTTGGCCCCGTGGGCCTGCTGCGCTCGGCCTTCAGCGCAGACGTGCGCAACGAGCGCCAAAGCCGGCGGGAGCAGCAGGAGCAACAGCAGCGCTGGACGAGCTACGTAGCCCTGAGCAAGCCCAAATACCGCCCCAGCGCCGATACGCTGCGCCTGAAGGTGCGCCTGCTGCGCCGCCCCAGCGGCCGGCCCGGCCGCCAGCCGCTCACGCTGTGGCTGGGCGGGGGCTACGGCCAACCCGAGAAGAAGCTGACCGTGCTGCGCCCCACCCGGCCCGGCTCCTACGAGTATACCCTGCCCCTGACCGATACGCTGGGCCTGCGGGCCGATACGCGGGTGGGCTTCCGGCTGGACAACCGCCGGGGGCAAACCCTGGCCCGGGGCAACTTTCAGCTGGAAGACTACGAGCTCAAAAGCACCCGCTACACCCTGCGCGTGGCCGAGAAAGAGCACCGCCGGGGCCAGCCCCAGGCCGTGTTTCTGCGCGGCACCGACTCCAACGACCTCAACCTGCTCGATGCCCGGGTGCGGCTGAGCGTGACGCCCCGCGCCCCGCTCGGCCCGTTTACGCAGCGCCAGCTGTTTCTGCCCGACACGCTCTGGACCCGCAGCCAGGCCCTGGATGCCACCGGCGAAACCCGCCTGAACCTGCCGGCCGGCATTTTCCCCGCCGCCGAATTCAGCTACGCCGTCGGGGCCGTGTTCCTGAATGCCGACAACGAGCGGCGCACCGAAACCACCACCGTGCCCTACGGCCTCGACCCGGGCCAGCTGCACGTGGAGCTGGCCGCCGACTCGGTACGCCTGCGCTTCGTGGTGCAGGGCCAGTCGGTGCCGCACCCGGCCCGGCTGGAGGTCGTCAATGGGCGGGAGCTGGGTGCTAGCCGCCTGTTTGCGGGCCCCGTGCAGCTGCCTCTCACCTTGCCCGTCGACCCGCGGGCCGCTTCCTACGAGCTGACCGATGAGGAACACCGCTCCGTGGAGCTGGAATTAGACGAAACCAACGCCGGCCTCGCGGTGCGCTCCGACCGGACCCACGACTCGATTTTTATAAGCGTGGACAACCCGCGGCGGCTGCGGTTCTGGTATTTCGTGTACCGCGCCAACACCCTGGTGCGGCGCGGCTACGGCCCGGACTTGCAGCTGAACACAACTGCGCCCGGTTCGGCAACCTGGGCGGTATCGGTGCACTACCTCTGGGGCGAGGAGCTGCGCACGGCCGAGTACAGCATTCCGCTGCCCCAGCGCCAGTTGGTGGTGCGCGCCGAGCAGCCCGAGGTGGCTTACCCGGGCCAGAGAATCCGACTCCAGTACACCGTCACCGACGGCGGCGGGCGGCCCGTGCCCGGCGTCGATTTGACGTCCTACGCCTACACCAGCAAGTTTGGGCAGGCCCAGCGGGAACAGAGCCTGCCCAGCTTTGAGCCGCCGGTGGTGGGCCGGGTATCCAAGCGCCGGTTTGCCCTGCAGGAAGGCTTCGACAACTCCCCCGCCGACGCCGGCCGGCAGCTCTTGCGCTGGGCCCTGTGGCGCCACCAGCTGGGCCTCGACTCGCTGCGGTTCTACCAGTTTCTCTACCCCGCGGCGGGCGCGTTTTACCAGTACGAGCCCGCCCCCGGCGGCCTGACCCAGCTGGCGCCCTTCGTGGTGGATTCGGGTCGGGTGGAGCCGCCCGTGGCCGTGTACCTGGACGGCGTGCCGGTGTACGTGCACGAAGTCAACCAAAACGAACCCTACTCACTGGTGGCCGAGCCGGGCCACCACTCGCTCAGCATCCGAACCAAAACCCGCCTGGTGACCCTGGATGACGTGTATCTGCGCCACTTGCACAAGCTCACGCTCAGCCTCGACGTCAACCAGCCCTGCGCCGAGCTGACCGTGGAAAAGCGCCGCCCCCTGCTTACACCGGAGGAAGAGCTGGTGTTGACCCGCTCGTTATTGGTCACGGAACCCGACTTCACCTACGGCAGCCTGCGCCAGGGCAACGTGCTGCGGCCCGTGAGCCGTAATGGCTACCGCGGCGTGGGCTCCTATAGCCTCGCGGGCCCGTTCCGGCCCGACTCGGTGCTGCTGCGGCGCTCCGACGGGCTGCGGCGCAGCTTTCTGTTTGAGCCCCTCTACCGCTACTACTTCGCCCCCGGCCTGGTGAAGCAGACCAGCCTGACCCTAGCCACGCAAGCCCAGCTGTTCAGCGCCCTGCACAGCGCCGGCTTTCCCGGCAGCCTGCCCCTGGCCGACTTTGCCCTGACCGAGGCCGCCTTCAAGGCCCGCTACCTGCCCGGCAATGCCACCTGGACGCCGCCCCGGCCCCGCTACGACTTTAGAATTCCGCAGCAGACGCCCGCCGGCCAGGGCCGCCTGGAAGTGCGCCTGCCCCCGCGCCCGGCCGACGCCGGGCCCGGCTACCGGTTTCCCACCGTAGCTTACCTGCTGCTCACCCAGCCCGGCGCTGCCAACTTCCTCCGCCTGCAGCCCCATCTGGGCCAGGTGCAGGCCCTGCCCGCCGGCCGCTACCGGGTGGCCGTGCTGCTCGCCGACAGCACCAGTCTGCTCCCGGCCGAGGAAGTGGTGGTGGCACCCAATGGGGTAACCTATTTCCAGCTCCGCCTCGCCGACCGGCAGCCGGGCGCGGCCCTGCAACGGCGCATCAGCAAGCTCCTGCCGGGCTACGAGGTCAAAGATTTGAGTTTGGTAACGCCAGCGGAAGAGCTCCAAAAAGCCAAGCGCACCATTGCCCTTACCCAGTACGGGCAGCCGCAGCCGGGCTGGCGCACCATCCGCGGGCAGGTCACCGACCGCCAATCGGGGGAAGGTCTGCCCGGCGTGACGGTGCTGGTGCAGGGCACCACCATTGGCGTTTCGACCAACGCCGACGGCACCTACGCACTACAGGTTCCCAACGAAACCGTGACGCTGACTTTTAGCTCCATTGGCTATATTCAGGAACAACGGTCCGCCACCCAAAACGAGGTGAACGTGGGTATGCGGGCCGATACCAAGCAGCTTTCGGAAGTGGTGGTGACGGGCTACGGCACCCAGACCCGGCGCGACGTAACGGCCGCCGTTGCTACCATCACCTCAACCCAACTGGCGGGCAAAGTGGCCGGAGTCCAGATTCGCGGGGCAGCTTCGCTGGGTGCCGACGTGCCGGGTGGGTCCCCGAACGTCTTTATTCGGGGGGTAACCGCCCTGCCGGCCGCGGCCCAGCCCCTGCTCATTCTCGACGGCCTGCCCTTCAACGGCCGGGTGGCAGACCTGAGCCCCGACGACATTGCCGCCATTCGGGTGCTGAAGGGCGCCGAGGCTACTGCTACCTACGGCAGCCGGGCGGCCAACGGAGTGCTCTTTATCACGACTAAAGCCAGCAAGGACGGCAACGACCCCGCCGGCCGGGACCCGCGCCTGGCCCTGCGCCGCAACTTCCGCGACTACGCCTGGTGGCAACCCACGCTGGTCACCGACGCCCAGGGCCGGGCCAGCACCACCGTAACCCTGCCCGACGACGTGACCGGCTGGGACACCTTCGTGCTGGGCTCCGACGACCACGGCCGCGTGGGCTCCACCACCCAGCTGCTGCGCTCCTTTAAGGCCCTGCTGGCCGAGCTGGCCGTGCCCCGCTTCCTCATTGAGGGCGACCAGACCCAGGTGCTGGGCAAAACCCTGAACTACAACCCCGACTCGGCCCAGGTCAGCACGGGCTTCGCGGTGGCCGGCGTGGCCCAGGCCCGCCGGAGCCGCACGATGCGCGGCTCGGTGCTCGATACGCTCAGCCTGACCGCCCCCACCGGCCCGGACTCGGTGCTGGTGAGCTACGACCTGCGCCAGGCCAGCGGCTACGCCGACGGGGAGCAGCGCCAGATTCCGGTGCTGCCGGCCGGCACCAGCGAAACCGTCGGGGCCTTTGCCATCCTTTCGGCCCCCGATACGACTCTGACCTTGCCCTTCGACCCCACGCTGGGGCCCGTGACGGTGCGCCTGGAAAGTGATGCGCTGCCGGTGCTCTTGTCCGAAATTCAGCACCTGCAGCAGTACGCGTACTTGTGCAACGAGCAGGCCGCCTCCAAGCTCAAGGCCCTGCTGCTGGAAAAGCAGATCCGGGCCGTGCGCAAAGAAGACTTCAAAGGCGACCGGAGTATCAACTTTCTGATTCGCAAGCTGCTGGCCGGCCGCCATCAGCCCGAAAACCTGCTCTGGGGCACCTGGGCCGCTTCCGAGGTCAGCCCCTGGGCCACGACCCACGTGCTGGAAGCCCTGCTCGGGGCCGAACAGGCCGGCTATAAAGTGCGCTTGGAGCGGGACCAGCTCCAAGCGTATTTGCTCCAAGAGCTCGACTACCACCTGGCCGCCCAGCCCGCCCCCGCCCCGCGGCGGCGCACCGGGTACTACCAGTCGGACGACGATTTGATCCGCCTGCTACGGGTGCTCCGCCAGCTGGGCGCCGCTACCGACTACCGCACCTACGTGACCCGGCTGGAACGCACGTATAAGGGCCGCCAGCCCCTGGACCGCTACCTGGCCCTGACCCAGCTGCGCCAGCAGCTGGGCCTGCCCTACCAGCTCGACACGCTGCGGCGCTACCGCCTGCGCACCCAGCTGGGCGGGGTGTTCTACGCCGATACCCTGCGCCCGGGCTCCTACTACCGCTACGTGCTGCCCGGCAGCGTGGGCTCGACGCTACTGGCCTACCGCCTGCTGCGCACCCAGGGCGGGCACGAGCCGGAGCTGACCCGCATCCGCCTGTACCTGCTCAATCTGCGCCGCACCGACCACTGGGCCAGCACCTTCGAGGCGGCTCAGATTCTGGAAACCATCGGGCCCGACCTGCTGGCCGCCAGCCAACCCGCGACGCTGGCCCAGGTGCAGCTCAGCGGAGCCACCAGCCAGCAGCTCAGTACCTTCCCGCAGCAGCTGACCTTGCCCGCCACCGCCGCCCCGCTGACGCTGCGTAAAACCGGCCTGCTGCCGGTGTACGCCACGGCTTACCAAACCCGCTGGAACCCCGCGCCCGAGGCCACGGCCGCGCCCTTCACGGTGAAAACCGAGTTGGCCGGCCAAACCGGGCAGCAAGTGAGCCTGCGGGCCGGGCAGCCCGCCGAGCTGGTCGTGACGGTGAACGTGACGGCCGAGGCCCGCTACGTGCTGCTGGAAGTGCCCATTCCGGCCGGCTGCTCCTACGGCGACAACAAAGCCGGCAACTACTTCGAAGTGCACCGCGAGTACCTGCGCCACCAAACCGGCATTTTCATCGACCGGCTGCCCGTGGGGGTGCATACCTTCCGCATTGCCCTGCAGCCCCGCTACCGGGGCCGCTACACCCTCAATCCGGCCAAGGCCGAGCTCATGTACTTTCCCACCCGCTTCGGCCGCAGCGCCAGCAAGCAGGTGCGGGTGCAATAG
- a CDS encoding DNA/RNA non-specific endonuclease, whose amino-acid sequence MNTSTFSTAALLALGLLVGACAHENDEVKPVVPTEAPLPEHMALGNPSGATTDVAQPTNYLLIKPQYIVSYHRDRGIPNWVSWHLSPEWLGSAARQDDFRADATLPAGWYQVSTSSYTGSGFDRGHNCPSADRTSTVADNSATFLMTNMIPQAPRNNQQTWANLEGYCRTLVNQGNELYILMGSYGKGGTGSIDYKETIDNGRITVPRRIWKVIVVLPQGTDDVSRVSSSTRVIAVDTPNENTISTSWGGYRTSVDAIETATGYDILSRVPTGIQATLEAKVDNGPTQ is encoded by the coding sequence ATGAATACCAGTACATTTTCTACCGCCGCTCTGCTGGCGCTAGGCTTGCTCGTGGGCGCCTGCGCCCACGAAAACGACGAAGTAAAGCCCGTTGTCCCCACCGAAGCTCCCCTGCCCGAGCACATGGCGCTGGGCAACCCCAGCGGGGCCACCACCGACGTGGCGCAGCCCACGAACTACCTGCTGATCAAGCCGCAGTACATCGTGTCGTATCACCGCGACCGGGGCATACCCAATTGGGTAAGCTGGCACCTTAGTCCGGAGTGGCTGGGCTCGGCCGCCCGCCAGGACGATTTCCGGGCCGATGCCACGCTGCCCGCCGGCTGGTACCAGGTCAGCACCAGCAGCTACACGGGTTCGGGCTTCGACCGGGGCCACAACTGCCCTTCCGCCGACCGCACCAGCACCGTCGCCGACAACTCGGCCACGTTTCTGATGACCAACATGATTCCGCAGGCCCCGCGCAACAACCAGCAGACCTGGGCCAATCTGGAAGGCTACTGCCGCACCCTGGTCAATCAGGGCAACGAGCTCTATATCCTGATGGGTAGCTACGGCAAAGGCGGCACCGGCTCCATTGACTATAAGGAGACTATCGACAACGGCCGCATCACGGTGCCCAGGCGCATCTGGAAGGTTATTGTCGTACTGCCCCAGGGCACCGACGACGTGAGCCGCGTCAGCAGCAGCACCCGCGTCATTGCCGTGGATACGCCGAATGAGAATACCATTAGTACCAGTTGGGGTGGCTACCGCACGTCCGTGGATGCCATCGAAACGGCCACTGGCTACGATATACTGTCGCGGGTGCCGACCGGTATTCAGGCGACGCTGGAAGCTAAAGTGGACAACGGGCCGACGCAGTAA
- a CDS encoding PspA/IM30 family protein → MNTQLPGGTSTDLPKWQKPEKAAGWVFLAAAAGAGVYFWGQIVPYLVDIVFDTVKLGFGLGGLFVLFLIVTSKRIKAGLWYAGQRIFRTAAGIFVETDPIGIMQDYIRNTEKEAQNMESEVGHIEGAHELVKRKMDANKQQLQEYLRLADSAARKGEKDFAESYASRAAQLEDYNARLQPMLTTTANVTLVMRQILKAALRQIDNSKFKVNLLKDEYELVKRTSSGMRAAMNILRGDPDKKYFFDMATDRVAQDMAQQLGQIKQAMRYSQEFVKEMDIQNGVMSEKGQRLLEKYQKGDFNTLLNEQPNAALSGPAATAKATNDAYSNLLD, encoded by the coding sequence ATGAATACACAGCTTCCCGGTGGTACTTCCACTGATTTACCCAAATGGCAAAAGCCCGAGAAGGCCGCGGGCTGGGTTTTTCTGGCCGCCGCCGCCGGGGCCGGGGTCTACTTCTGGGGCCAGATCGTGCCCTACCTGGTCGACATCGTCTTCGACACCGTGAAGCTCGGCTTTGGGCTCGGGGGCTTGTTCGTGCTCTTTCTCATCGTGACCAGCAAGCGGATTAAGGCCGGGCTCTGGTACGCGGGGCAGCGCATCTTCCGCACCGCGGCCGGCATTTTCGTTGAGACGGACCCCATCGGGATTATGCAGGACTACATCCGCAACACCGAGAAGGAGGCCCAGAATATGGAGTCGGAAGTGGGCCACATCGAAGGCGCCCACGAGCTGGTGAAGCGCAAGATGGACGCCAACAAGCAGCAGCTCCAGGAGTACCTGCGCCTGGCCGACTCGGCCGCCCGCAAGGGCGAGAAGGACTTCGCCGAATCGTACGCCTCCCGGGCCGCCCAGCTGGAAGACTACAACGCCCGCCTGCAGCCCATGCTGACTACCACGGCCAACGTGACGCTGGTGATGCGCCAGATTCTGAAGGCCGCCCTGCGCCAGATCGACAACTCCAAGTTCAAGGTCAACCTGCTTAAGGACGAGTACGAGCTGGTCAAGCGCACCTCGTCGGGCATGCGGGCCGCCATGAACATCCTGCGCGGCGACCCCGACAAGAAGTACTTCTTCGACATGGCTACCGACCGGGTCGCCCAGGACATGGCCCAGCAGCTGGGCCAGATCAAGCAGGCCATGCGCTACTCGCAGGAGTTTGTGAAGGAAATGGACATCCAGAACGGGGTGATGAGCGAGAAGGGCCAGCGCCTGCTGGAGAAATACCAGAAGGGCGACTTCAACACCCTGCTCAACGAACAGCCCAACGCCGCCCTGAGCGGCCCCGCCGCCACGGCCAAAGCCACCAACGATGCCTATTCCAACCTGCTGGACTAA